A region of Fibrobacter sp. UWT2 DNA encodes the following proteins:
- a CDS encoding PLP-dependent aspartate aminotransferase family protein, which yields MSTSKYIETKLIHGGIDGDKVTGAVNVPIYQTSTYKQAGLGENTGWEYSRTGNPTRAALEALIADLEGGVAGFAFGSGMAATSTVLSLFKQGDRIIISSNVYGGTFRVLDKVFKNLGITYSIEDTTDLATLDTKVTPDVKAFFIESPANPLLTVTDLAGVAAIAKKHGILTIVDNTFMTPYLQRPLELGADIVVHSATKYLGGHSDVVAGLAVTNNKEIADRLAFNQNAVGAVLGPFDSFLLIRGIKTLGVRLDRHTENAERIARYLEQHEAVKHVYYPGLPNAQGYEINKKQAKNGGAMISFELYEGYDIKKFFKALQLISLAESLGGVESLVCHPATMTHASIPKEIREKVGITDGLIRLSVGIEKVDDIILDLNAGINAAKEA from the coding sequence ATGTCAACATCTAAATATATCGAAACGAAACTCATTCACGGCGGCATCGATGGCGACAAGGTCACGGGAGCTGTCAACGTTCCTATCTATCAGACTTCTACCTATAAGCAGGCGGGTCTCGGCGAAAATACCGGCTGGGAATATTCCCGCACGGGTAACCCCACCCGCGCAGCGCTCGAAGCATTGATTGCCGACCTCGAAGGCGGTGTCGCTGGTTTTGCTTTTGGCAGCGGCATGGCGGCGACTTCTACGGTGCTTTCGCTTTTTAAGCAGGGCGACCGCATTATTATCTCGAGCAATGTTTATGGCGGTACCTTCCGCGTTTTGGACAAGGTATTCAAGAACCTCGGCATTACCTATTCTATTGAAGATACGACCGATTTGGCAACGCTCGATACCAAGGTGACGCCCGATGTGAAGGCCTTCTTTATTGAAAGCCCGGCAAACCCGCTCCTGACCGTAACGGACTTGGCAGGGGTAGCCGCGATTGCGAAGAAACATGGAATTCTGACCATTGTCGACAACACTTTCATGACTCCTTATTTGCAGCGCCCGCTGGAACTTGGCGCCGACATCGTGGTGCATTCCGCAACCAAGTACTTGGGCGGCCATAGCGATGTGGTGGCTGGCCTTGCAGTGACCAACAATAAGGAAATTGCCGACCGCCTCGCATTCAATCAGAATGCCGTGGGTGCGGTGCTTGGCCCCTTCGATTCTTTCCTTTTGATTCGCGGCATCAAGACGCTCGGTGTGCGCCTCGATCGCCATACCGAAAATGCAGAACGCATTGCCCGCTACTTGGAACAGCACGAAGCAGTAAAGCATGTTTATTATCCGGGCCTCCCGAACGCTCAGGGCTACGAAATCAACAAGAAGCAGGCCAAGAACGGTGGCGCCATGATTTCGTTCGAATTGTACGAAGGTTACGACATCAAGAAATTCTTCAAGGCCCTGCAGCTGATTTCACTGGCTGAAAGTTTGGGCGGCGTCGAAAGCCTTGTATGCCATCCGGCTACCATGACCCATGCCTCTATTCCGAAGGAAATTCGTGAGAAGGTGGGCATTACCGATGGACTGATTCGTTTGTCTGTAGGTATCGAAAAAGTCGATGACATTATCT